Part of the Pristiophorus japonicus isolate sPriJap1 chromosome 11, sPriJap1.hap1, whole genome shotgun sequence genome is shown below.
CATCATTTAACATAGTCACTATCAGTTTTTTTTATGGTCGtctgaaaaatatctactaagggaGCAGTctgccacccaccacccccccaagtCCAGCATATCTTTACATGCCATATTCAGTTTTGGTACGCCTACCCTTATATTGGTTTTactgtattctcagatactgacCGTCTCCCTACTTGGTTTCACCTAAACTCGGCGTCTATGGTCTCACCAACTTTTTAtcgatttaaactgtattcttGGATACTGATTGTCACCCTAATCAGTTTCCCCTACCTCTAGAGCCTGCAATCCCATTGACTCAATTATCGATTTATCTGTATTGTAAGATACTGATGGTCCCTCTAACTGGTTCCCCTTGAACTTAGAGGCAACTCTCACATCGATATCTTATGATAGTGTCGATCGTGACTTCCTAATTCCCCAAGTCTTTTACAGGCCTTTCACAGATTCAGTTCCCCCGGGCAACAGACACGTCACGTAACAGctcacatcggattatgagtggaAGTTCAAATATACTCACTCATGATGGATCTGTATACGCCCGTCTGTAGGCTGCCCCATGTATCCTGCCGACTGCGCCAAAATGTTGTGCATTATttaaaatataacactcgacacaaggtccgtatatagagaaaagaattgtttattaaaacttGATAtatcaagggagaaccggttgcatCAGTACCAATACTGGATGCTATAATCACCGGTCTCATGGAGCAGCCTGTGCTGTCacattttatacattcaaaatacatcAAGATAATGAAACTACATAGGGCAGTGtgtcattggttatttgccaccagtccctgcccacctgctactaatacataCAGTTAGTGAtttcattggttactacagttacaataatttcattggttactacagttatGGCCACTGTGGCTGGGGAGGCCCCCTATGGGTTATGTGTTACATCTCTGTGAACTTGTTCCCAGGCTctaattcttagactgtgtccttgACACGTACATCTGGCTATCATCATTTCAAAGAGGCTCTGTTTTCTGCTATCTTGTGTGACTCAATAATGGCTGCCTCAGCTTATTAtctctgtgagctgtctacatttgTCTAACACTCTCAGGACTGTTATCTCtccagagaatttctctgaccttagtcctAGCCCCTTGTGAGACTCGTTGTTCTTTGTTTCAGCCTAATTGCTAGAATATGGGACtcagctattcttccatgaatACATTCagcctttctctcagcctttcctGCTTTAGGTTTTAACTTTACCAAATTACTTTTCCCGATTAGGTTTTTTGCTACgacacaaatggaatgttggcctttattgcaagggggataaatataaaagcagagaagtcctgctacaactgtacagggtattggtgaggccacacctggagtactgcatacagttttggtctccgtatttaagaaagcatatacttgtattggaggctgttcagagaaggttcactgggtcgattccggagatgaggggttgacttatgaagataggttgagtaggttgagtctatacacattggagttcagaagaatgagaagtgatcttatcgaaacctataagataatgagggggctcgacaaggtagatgcagagaggatatttacactcatgggggaaactaaaagtaggggacatagtcttagaatatggggctgcccatttaaaactgagatgaggaggaatttcttctctcagagggttgtaaatctgtggaattctctgccccagagagctgtggaggctgggtcattgattatatttaaggcagagatatagacagatttttgagcgataagggagtaaaggggtacggggagcgggcagggaagtggagctgagtccatgatcagatcagccatgatcttattgaatggcggagaaggctcgaggggccaaatggcctactcctgctcctatttcttatgttcttatgttgttaagtagggctgcatctgtggagagagcaaagTGACCAATGCCTGGGTCTGGGCATTAGTGTGGCTGCTGACAGGTTCAGCATCGCGATTGGGGGCAGCAGCAGCCCAAAGGCCCAAGCCTCCAAAGCTCTGCTGTAAACAAAAGAACAGGCAAATAATAATCTCCGCCGGGTGCTCCCAGGCCGGGCCCCATCTCCTTTGGGTGCTCCCAGGCGGGCCCCGTCTCCTTTGGGTGTTCTGACCCTTTGGTCCACAGAGAGTGTCGGTGAGATTCTCCATATTGGAGGAATGTGAGATTGAACTTCAGAAGTAGgataagaaagatttgcatttctatagcgcctttcatgacctctggatgtccTAAAgctctttacaggcaatgaagtactcttggagtgtagtcattgttgtaatgtcggaaatccacagccattttgcgcacagcaagctcccacaaacagcaatgtgataatgaccagataatttgttttaatgtTGTTggcttagggataaatattggccctggacaccgggggaaactcccctgcttttcttcaaaatagtgccaagggatcttttacatccatctgagagagcagaatgggcctcggtttaacgtctcatctgaaaggaagTGGTGGAGAATGAGCATCAGCAGCAGCAAGGGCAGCTGTGGATGGAGCTGCCAGGGGTGAGCAGAGGTGGGAGCAGCAGAGGTCGCAGgtcgcaggaggcactacccaccTCACAGGGTCTATAGAGGTTCAGCTTCCCTGAGCTGTCAGAGAAGCAGTGCATCCGGAGGCTGAGATTGTGGCATCAGATCTGCAGCCTCCTCGATGAAGACCTGCTCCCTGTTGGACCTGGTGGCCACTGGCTGTGAAAGTCCTCAATTTCTTTGCCTCTGGTTCCTTCCAAGATGCTGCTGGAGACATAGTGAGGCTCTTGCAATCGGCTGCATGTAAATACGTAAGACAGGTGACGGAAGGATTGTTTGCCGGGGCTGGGAGGTATATAAACTTATGATGACAATGTTAGAATGAGCGATCACCCAGCTTGccatctctggctggcttccccaaTGTGCAGGTTGCCATCGATTGCACACACATGATAATCCGAACACGCCCTGATCAACCAGGGGCATTCCTCAACCGTAAGGAATTTCATTCCAtcactggtgtgcaaccacaagaaaaggTTCATGCAGGACCGAGCCAGATTCCCTGGGCACTGCCATGGTGCAGTCCAACATGTTACGACCTGGAACCTCCCTTACAGGGGGGGTGCGAGGTGACAAAGGACACCCCCTTTAAAGCTGGTTGATGACACCTCTGAGGAACCCACCAATGAGAACCAGAAGCTACAACTCCAGCCAGATGCATCATCGAGAAGCCATCAGCATGCTCAAGTTGTGCTTCAGGAGCCTGGACAGGTCTGGAGATGCCTTTCAGTACTCAACAGCCAGGGTCTGCCACAAACTTATAAACAAAACTTGAGCGTGACCACGCTACCAATCATCGTGGTCTACACGACATAGCACAGCAGCGAAGACTAGAGGTGCTGGAGGAACAAGCCGTTCAGCACTCTTCATCTGATGAGGATTACAATGGCGAGGAGCCTTTTGCTGACGATGACAGACCAGCCAATCACAGTACTGCTCGGGATAGTCACTCACACTGGAGCAAAATCATACACGAAGTTCTGTAAccaaacatccactggttccttatCCACCAATTGGTGTCAGTCAATTCCTATTTCCCCTTTCAGCACCAAACAACTGAAAGGTAGAATGAGCACTCACCATGCAATCAATGGATGCAGGGGAATGTTGTCAGAAGTTAAATATATAATTGCTCCAAAAATACTTATGCTAACAGAGGTTCAAAGGTGCTCATGTGCTTACCCCCAGTGAATGATACAGCCTTTCTCTCCCTATCCCAACTACTCCTAGGTGGTGCaactcctgtggcttcagcagaggtagaggcaagcTGCTCTGTTTCTTCCTCTGACCTCTGAGAGCCCAGCTaaggactgctccacctgcacctgtgaagGGGCAGACTGGGCGGGGGGGCGAGAAGGCAGCATGTTGGGTGCTGGATGAGGGATGGGATAACATGTGCAAACGCTTTGAGCACCCCCCTACCCCCAAGGCCAGCGGCCCATCACTCCTGCCTCTCTGTGGGAGAGCAGCTTGGAGATCATCAGTGACGCCTTGTTAACCCACATTTAATCTGAGTGCCAGCATGTGGAAGCCGGTAGACATGTTGCCGTTGAAAGTTTGCATGGTCACTGCGTGGGACTGCAGGGACTGATTAGATTGCCGCAATTCAAGTTCCAAAGAAGACGACACTCTAATCATTGAAGGCATCCTCGCAATGGCAGCTGTCCCTGTCACCATTatctgctcgtgctcacttgtgCCGTGTGATTCACTAGGTGACATCCCACCTGACTGTCCAGCAGGACCCACCGAAGTGCTGGTATCTGCGCTGGTACCCGGCTCACGTGTGTCCTGTGACGATACAACCTCCGCAGGAATCAGCATCAGTGAAGGGCAGGGGCTGCTGATCATCGAGTGATGGCCCTAGAGGAGAGAAGAGACGGCTAAGATTTAGTGATGGAACTTCACAAATATTGAATGCACATGATTAAAGTGATCATACTTCATTCTGTGCTGAAGTCACCTCGAGCTGACTTTGTCTTGTAAGAGATGTGGGTCTGAGAGATTAATTCTGTCACCCTGCACCAACGCACGACCAATCTCACCAACTCCGGTGCGTAGGTAGGCAGAGATGCCGCTAACGAGGGGGAAAAAGAATGCTATCCAAAGCTAGAGTTCCCTGGATGACTAAAATAATTAAGATTAAAATgacacagaaaaaggaggcttatgataaatgtcaggttaatAATATGGTAGAGAATCAAGCTAAAGGTACAGAGGAGAaccgaaaaaggaaataagaggggcaaagagaatgcATGAGAAAATTTTAGCGGGTAACATAAAAAGGAAAactaaagtcttttataaacatataaataatcAAAATATAGTCAAAGGAAAGGAGCAAAGAGGAGACCCTCTTGTGGAGACAGAGGgcacggctgaggtactaaataagaACTTTGAATCTGACTTCACaaaagaagagaatgctgccagtaaatgagaagggggaagagaaattaaataggataaaaattgataaagaggtactGAAAagtggcagtgctcaaagtagaaaagtcacccggtctggatgggatgcatcctgggttactgagggaagtCAGGGTGGAAATAGTGCAGGCTCTGGTCACCATCtatcaatcctccttagatatgggagcggtgccagagaactggagggttACAAATGTTACACACCTGGAGAGTGATAAAcgtgggaactacaggccagtcagtctaacagtgatgggaaacttttagaaacaataacctgggacaaaattaattgtcatttggaagaatatgggttaataaatgacagcaagaacggatttgttaaagggaaatcatgcttgactaacttgGTTGAGTTATTCGATGAAATAAcaaagatagttgttgagggtaatgtggttggtgTTGTTTATATGGATTTTTTtaaaggtgtttgataaaataccacataatacACTTGTTAACAAAATTGTAGCCAATgtaattaaaggggcagtggcagggtGGTTATGATTTgggtaagggacagaaagcagagagtaatggtgaacggttgtttttcagactgaagggatgtatacagtgatgtcccccagggatcagtattgggaccacTGTTCTCTTTGATATAGATTAATGAACTGGACTTAGTTATACAGGGCATAACTTCAATGCCAAAATGCTTGGAAAAGTAGTAACCAGTGAGGACGATAGTAACAGACCAcaggaggacatggacagactggtgacatgggaaggcacatggcagatgaaatttaatgcagagaagtgtgaagtgatgcagttAGGAAGGAAAAATGATGAGAAGCAACACAAACTAAATGGTGCAATGTTAAAGGGTGCACAGGATCAGAGAGACTGTGCTAGTTATTtcagagagctgacacaggcatgacaagccaaatggcctccttctacgcagtATGGTTCTAATTTCCAAATCAGAGTACAGCTCCACAATCTGTGGAGGTCCACCTCTGGTCCTGGCACTCAGTCTCCCTACATTCTGCGTTCTGTGCTCCTGCAAGGGATACTACAGACCTATGAGTGTCTGTGAGGCATGTGTGCATCCGGGGGACGATCAGGCAGGCGCATCATGAGTGGTACCGGCTTGCATTTGAGGAACGTGTTGACAGTGCGATTGGAGGACAATCGATGGAGCTGAATGAGGTGCTATCAGATCACATGAGGATTGGAGTGGCTGGCAGCGGTGGATGGAGGAAGGGGAGGTGagggtgtgaggggagtgagtgtgagagaataaGCATGTAAACCGGAGTGTGAGGAGTGGTGTGAATGGAGTATGCTTAACAAGACAGAGTGCAAGGGATTGCACTGCAGGATGCATCTGCAACTTTGCTCACCTTTCCTGACCCGGTCAAGTCATTGAAACGTTGCCAGCACTGGATCCAGGGCTGCATGGCGACGTTCCTGCTACTCACCTCCTGAGCCGCCTCCAGCCATGCAGGCTTTGTGGGGGCAGCAGGTTTCCTTTTCCCATTGATGGGGAACAGGACCTCCCTCCTAGCCCTTACTGCAGCCAGCAGAACATCCAGGGACGGGTTGCCTAAGCTGTATTGCCAGGCATAACAACATTTCTCTTTCAATCAGCATTGTTGCAATCCCCAAACCTCCTCCTGCGTGATCCGGGCCGTTCAATAGTCAAGGTGAAATTGCCGAACGTGCACAGTGGAGACGCGAAACCCAGATGTACAACGATAAACAGGCCACCCTGCTGGAATTGGACATTAGCAGGTTGTTGAGCATTTGTTACATGCTATCGCCCCCACCTCCCTCCGATCCTGGCTCCCTGTTAATATTGGGGCGTTTAGCACTCATCGTGCATCTGGAAATGATGTGATTCCTTGCAGAATATGAGGTTTCTGAGGGTGTGCAGCTTCTGACTCCATTCATTGTAAAGTTAGACACAGTATAAGGAAATGCTTCATAAATGCATTGGTTGTTTAGTTCCCACAGTCACTTTCTTTCTGTTTGTTATTGTGTTGAAAGGGTTCGAAGGGAGAAGTTATTTGAGTTCCCGCTCCTGAGGCGTTACCTGGCCTGCAAGAGTCGCTCCCATTACTTCGTCTGCATGTACTACATGAGGCAGCTCCTGCTGCTGGtgtttattgctgccgcctgcctCTACCTCATCTATTGCCACTTGCCAGCATTTTTCCAGGATCAGTTCAATTGCTCCATTAAATCGGGACTCCTAGCCAATGACCCAGACATCCCGGCTGCGATCCAGTGCAAGCTGACCTCTGTGATTATATTCAAGATGATCAGTGTGGTTAATGGTGCTGTGTACATGCTCCTAGTGCCCATGATTATCTACACTCTACTGCAGCTCTGTTACTGGGATAAGCAATTCCTGGCTGTGTATGAGGTGCTTCCCGCGTTTGACCTGGTCAGTCAGAAGATGTTGGGCTGTGCCCTGAATGACCTCAACGTCATTCTCCATTTCCTGCGAGCAAACATTAATCAGCTACAGTCGTTTAATCGCCTGGCGGTGCTGTGCATCGTGAAGGATGTGGGTGCAGGGGGGCACAGCTATACCCTGGTCGATATGATGACACTACTCGTGGGACTGGAAAACTACACACAGGAAGGTGGCAGCTGCACCAATGCACGCTCAGAAAATGGGGCTGTCGGTCTACAGCATCGGGGGTATTTGAGCCCTCCGCGAGAAGAGCAGCAGGGTAAGTGACAAAGCGACGTTACTGTACCATTACTTGCAATTTCACACTAAAACCCTAAATCCACaacaaacactgtggcaacaaatcAGATAACAGCAAGAGAGTATTACAGAGCTGCCAATAACAGGAGAGCTAAAAATCAGTGACTCCATCATCTGCAGAATAAACAGCATCCTGAATACCTGCTCCATTCTAACACCGGATCTAACATACACTACCACAATAGCTAACTGCACTATGACACCGGATCTAACCACACACTAACTACTGATCTAACCACCACTAACTACTGATCTAACCACAGACTAACTATTGATCTAACCACACTCTAATTACTGATCTAACCACACACTAACTACTGATCTAACCACACACTACACAATAGCTAACCACACTAACCAATGGTCTAACCACACTGTAACACCTGATCTAACCACTCTAACACCCAATCTAACCacactagggcccaagtttcggctggagttgctccaattactactttagtttggagtatcttagaaatcgcaattctcggcatttagtttgctccagttctagtgagttagtttagtttt
Proteins encoded:
- the LOC139276360 gene encoding pannexin-3-like yields the protein MSIASIATEFILSDSLIREPKDSRAKGLRLELATDRMIKFISVGLPLLLVSAALAKEISLKSQITCFPPSNFSLKQATYVDLYCWETLLHHQLQPSGNVQTSLWIHKVFPYSLLVIGMTMYLPALIWKVFVTPSLIADLLFIIDELDKAYNRSIKVAQLIVKKHENSPNAKSLIQEELDRVRREKLFEFPLLRRYLACKSRSHYFVCMYYMRQLLLLVFIAAACLYLIYCHLPAFFQDQFNCSIKSGLLANDPDIPAAIQCKLTSVIIFKMISVVNGAVYMLLVPMIIYTLLQLCYWDKQFLAVYEVLPAFDLVSQKMLGCALNDLNVILHFLRANINQLQSFNRLAVLCIVKDVGAGGHSYTLVDMMTLLVGLENYTQEGGSCTNARSENGAVGLQHRGYLSPPREEQQGRFQTREITDWTCGNPQSSSSC